A single Clostridium sp. AN503 DNA region contains:
- a CDS encoding N-acetylmannosamine-6-phosphate 2-epimerase, producing the protein MKIEELKKGLIVSCQATSEEPMRDSSIIGRFALAAEMGGAVGVRINGICDILAAKQLVRVPVIGLVKHVYPGYWSYITPTLRDVETVYMTGAEIIAVDATKLPKPEGRTTHQLLSEIRKKFPDILLMADVSTLEEGLAAVDEGCDLISTTLSGYTDYTKNHDDMKIIELQKPDIELVGELTARVKIPVIAEGRYWDDTLAIPAFQAGAHNVVIGAGITRPQIITKKIVDNIQPYL; encoded by the coding sequence ATGAAGATAGAAGAACTGAAAAAAGGATTGATCGTCTCCTGCCAGGCCACCTCAGAAGAACCCATGAGAGACAGTTCCATCATTGGAAGATTTGCATTAGCCGCGGAAATGGGCGGCGCCGTGGGCGTCAGGATCAACGGCATCTGTGACATCCTGGCGGCAAAACAGCTTGTCCGGGTCCCGGTCATCGGTCTTGTAAAACATGTCTACCCCGGTTACTGGAGCTACATCACGCCTACTCTGCGAGACGTGGAAACGGTCTACATGACGGGAGCTGAGATCATTGCAGTGGACGCCACCAAACTGCCGAAGCCAGAAGGCCGCACCACTCACCAGCTTCTTAGTGAGATCCGAAAAAAGTTCCCGGATATCCTTTTAATGGCGGACGTTTCCACCCTGGAGGAGGGCCTGGCCGCCGTGGATGAAGGCTGTGACCTGATCTCCACTACCCTCTCCGGCTACACAGATTACACAAAGAACCATGATGACATGAAGATCATCGAACTCCAAAAGCCCGATATCGAGCTGGTTGGGGAACTGACTGCCCGCGTTAAGATCCCGGTCATCGCCGAGGGCCGGTACTGGGACGACACCCTGGCGATCCCGGCTTTCCAGGCCGGCGCCCATAACGTGGTCATCGGAGCCGGCATCACCCGCCCGCAGATCATCACCAAAAAGATCGTAGACAACATCCAGCCGTACTTATAA
- a CDS encoding ROK family protein, which yields MIAAAIDTGGTKIGGAAVDENGTILKKIRIENTGRTGPFIMDAYRQIIKELKKDFPLDAIGVGAGGRIDEEKGQVLYAVGIYTDYIGLPIKQLLEQEFHLPTAVTNDCRAALAGEQWLGAAVGYQDVTGVILGTGLGGGVISRGRLLPGSFGGLGEIGHMILHPGGRPCTCGQRGCAEQYLSGTALWTSCNQRLGWDHLHSGYEFFRLVDEKDKTALMILEAFQRDLATLTVTLANLLDPELILIGGGLSDTASYWWDGFLDHYHQTGNLHTKNQKLALASRGNEAPLLGAARLAFDLCGKIK from the coding sequence ATGATAGCAGCGGCAATCGACACCGGCGGCACCAAGATAGGCGGAGCCGCTGTAGATGAAAATGGAACCATACTTAAGAAAATACGGATTGAAAATACCGGGCGGACCGGACCCTTTATCATGGACGCCTACCGCCAGATCATAAAGGAACTAAAGAAAGACTTTCCGCTCGACGCCATCGGCGTTGGAGCCGGAGGACGCATCGATGAGGAGAAAGGCCAGGTATTGTACGCCGTTGGGATCTACACAGACTACATCGGCCTGCCCATCAAACAGCTTCTCGAACAGGAATTCCATCTGCCCACAGCCGTCACCAACGACTGCCGGGCAGCCCTGGCAGGGGAACAGTGGCTGGGCGCTGCCGTCGGATATCAGGATGTCACCGGAGTCATCCTGGGCACCGGTCTCGGCGGCGGAGTGATCAGCCGCGGCAGGCTCCTGCCCGGCTCCTTCGGCGGCCTCGGCGAGATCGGCCACATGATCCTCCATCCCGGCGGCCGTCCCTGCACCTGCGGCCAAAGGGGCTGTGCGGAACAATACCTGTCCGGAACAGCCTTATGGACCAGCTGCAATCAGAGGCTGGGCTGGGATCACCTGCATTCCGGCTATGAATTCTTCCGTCTTGTCGATGAAAAAGACAAGACAGCCCTGATGATCCTGGAAGCCTTCCAGAGGGACCTCGCCACTCTTACCGTAACCCTGGCAAATCTTCTGGACCCCGAACTGATCCTGATCGGCGGCGGGTTATCCGATACTGCCTCCTATTGGTGGGACGGATTTCTGGATCACTACCACCAGACCGGCAACCTGCATACCAAAAACCAGAAGCTGGCCCTGGCCTCCAGAGGAAACGAAGCGCCGCTCCTCGGCGCCGCGCGGCTGGCTTTCGATCTTTGCGGCAAAATAAAATAA
- a CDS encoding helix-turn-helix domain-containing protein — protein MIQLFKEQLESVLNPMMQLLDSNLGSRCELIVCEVTAERNLKIIMSRNASVEHEVGFIFNGLDMNLLEENHGFLTGGTVSVGGKFIKSTTAAIYEDGQIVGTVTTNLDVTDIVFVQNQLQDLSGYAAPSGDKECSDVNELMDLIISKASKMIGKPAMYMNKNDKKEFIRYLDERGFFQIKKSTDKVAKFLDISMFTLYSNLEDIRSSQTQED, from the coding sequence ATGATTCAACTGTTTAAAGAGCAACTCGAATCGGTTTTAAATCCAATGATGCAATTGCTCGACAGTAATTTAGGAAGCAGATGCGAACTGATTGTATGTGAGGTAACGGCGGAGAGGAATCTTAAGATCATAATGTCCCGCAACGCTTCTGTTGAACATGAAGTGGGTTTTATCTTCAATGGACTGGATATGAACCTCTTAGAGGAAAACCATGGATTCCTTACTGGAGGTACCGTCTCTGTCGGCGGAAAATTCATCAAATCCACTACAGCAGCAATCTATGAAGACGGTCAGATCGTGGGTACAGTGACGACCAATCTGGATGTAACAGACATCGTCTTTGTTCAAAATCAGCTTCAGGACCTTTCTGGTTACGCAGCCCCATCCGGGGATAAGGAATGTTCCGATGTCAATGAGTTGATGGATCTAATTATTTCCAAAGCCTCAAAGATGATTGGAAAACCCGCTATGTACATGAACAAAAATGATAAAAAGGAGTTTATCCGCTACCTGGATGAAAGGGGGTTCTTCCAGATCAAAAAGTCAACTGACAAGGTGGCAAAATTCCTGGATATCTCCATGTTCACCCTCTATTCTAACCTGGAGGACATAAGATCCAGTCAGACTCAGGAGGATTAA
- a CDS encoding ABC transporter substrate-binding protein, whose amino-acid sequence MKKSVYNSLLAAALSVILAVSLTGCGEKPVNESSSAAATQAPDTQAASETGQDAPKEASGYSIGFCNYAVSNSWQVQMEAEFKYRAEALVKEGILSEYYITNADGDVSKQIADFKDLMTKGVDAIVITAASSSALSPVCEEAIDAGIVVISFDSLVDTDKVTGKVSCDDQEFGRIGAKFIAEQIGGKGDVVILNGIAGSTCSENRYLGAKEIFDQYPDIKIVNETDADWDYAKAKVAVEALIGSNQHIDAIWSQGGAMTQAAVDAYNEAGWALVPMSGEGSNGFLKVWKENKESGFISICPWYPTYISTVAMDQALRALNGETIEAMYTLPSASITEDDIDTYYSPELPESYWVITNLNDEQINEIFK is encoded by the coding sequence ATGAAAAAAAGCGTTTATAATTCACTTCTGGCAGCAGCACTTTCCGTAATTCTTGCGGTTTCATTGACCGGCTGTGGGGAAAAGCCGGTCAATGAAAGCAGCTCTGCAGCAGCTACGCAGGCCCCTGATACCCAGGCCGCCAGCGAGACCGGCCAGGATGCTCCAAAAGAAGCTTCCGGATATTCCATCGGCTTCTGTAACTACGCAGTCTCCAACTCCTGGCAGGTCCAGATGGAAGCAGAATTTAAATATCGTGCAGAGGCTTTGGTCAAAGAAGGCATTTTATCAGAATACTATATCACCAACGCAGATGGGGACGTCTCCAAACAGATTGCGGATTTTAAGGATCTTATGACGAAGGGCGTAGATGCGATCGTCATCACTGCTGCATCATCTTCTGCCCTGTCCCCTGTCTGTGAGGAAGCCATCGACGCTGGGATCGTGGTCATCTCTTTCGACAGCCTGGTGGATACAGATAAGGTGACAGGCAAGGTATCCTGTGACGACCAGGAATTCGGAAGGATTGGCGCCAAGTTTATCGCAGAACAGATCGGCGGGAAAGGTGATGTAGTCATCCTTAATGGTATTGCAGGTTCTACCTGCAGTGAAAACCGTTATCTGGGCGCAAAAGAAATATTTGACCAGTATCCCGACATTAAGATCGTCAATGAAACAGACGCCGATTGGGATTACGCCAAAGCAAAGGTAGCTGTCGAGGCGTTGATCGGCAGCAATCAGCATATAGACGCCATCTGGTCCCAGGGCGGCGCGATGACACAGGCGGCAGTAGACGCTTACAACGAAGCCGGGTGGGCTCTCGTGCCTATGTCCGGCGAAGGAAGCAACGGCTTCCTCAAGGTCTGGAAAGAAAACAAAGAGAGCGGCTTTATCAGCATCTGCCCCTGGTACCCCACCTATATCAGCACGGTTGCCATGGACCAGGCGCTCCGCGCACTGAATGGAGAGACTATCGAAGCAATGTATACTTTGCCTTCAGCCTCGATTACAGAGGACGATATCGACACCTACTATAGCCCCGAACTGCCGGAGAGCTATTGGGTGATCACCAATCTCAATGATGAGCAGATCAACGAGATCTTCAAATGA
- a CDS encoding sugar ABC transporter ATP-binding protein produces MKTLEVRHVTKCFGQNTVLEDINMTFHEGEVHVLMGENGAGKSTLLKIIAGYHPPDTGDIILDGARLELHSPMDSKKHRISMVYQELTLQPEMTVFDNLFLGTEQVNRANMIKTRSQQERLHSISARYGIQVNEKSLVKNLSLSEQCMAEVLKALITEPDVILFDEATSALDSENVRHLFGIINQLKQEKKIIIFISHRMEEIFEIGDRVTVLKDGQAVLSAPAAELNQDTLVESMVGRSIKEVFPPKCREQGRAVLKVRHLSSKEGRLKDISLSVHEGEIVGIAGLKGHGQGELLSCLAGITRIDSGELILDDHSRRYRTPRDAVRDGVILVPEDRKTQALFLNHSILRNLGVSSLFLRQKAGILSQSAEEAFVSEALQDMSVKCSSDSEPVNCLSGGNQQKVVLGRILGIKPRVILFQEPTRGIDVQTKQDIYRKIRTLAQSGVCILLYSSDLIEVVGVSDTVYTMYEGQITRKLTGDDINEVEIMRGAVGLQGGTRPC; encoded by the coding sequence ATGAAAACGCTGGAAGTCAGACATGTCACAAAATGTTTTGGCCAAAATACGGTTCTGGAAGACATAAACATGACCTTTCATGAAGGGGAAGTCCACGTGCTGATGGGCGAAAACGGAGCAGGCAAATCCACCCTGCTTAAGATTATAGCCGGATATCATCCACCGGATACCGGGGATATCATTCTGGACGGCGCCAGGCTGGAGCTTCACTCTCCTATGGATTCCAAAAAGCACAGAATATCCATGGTATACCAGGAGCTGACTTTGCAGCCGGAAATGACAGTTTTTGATAACCTGTTTCTGGGTACAGAACAGGTCAACCGGGCAAATATGATCAAAACCCGCAGCCAACAGGAGCGGCTTCATTCCATAAGCGCACGATACGGTATCCAGGTAAACGAAAAATCCCTTGTGAAAAATCTGTCTTTATCCGAACAATGCATGGCGGAGGTCTTAAAAGCGCTGATCACAGAACCAGACGTAATCCTCTTTGACGAAGCCACTTCCGCGCTGGATTCTGAAAATGTCCGCCATCTGTTCGGCATTATCAATCAGTTGAAACAGGAGAAAAAGATCATTATTTTCATTTCACACCGGATGGAAGAGATCTTCGAGATCGGCGACCGGGTGACTGTCTTAAAAGATGGGCAGGCGGTATTGTCCGCTCCCGCAGCAGAATTGAATCAGGATACTCTGGTGGAATCCATGGTGGGGCGTTCCATAAAGGAGGTATTCCCGCCCAAATGCCGGGAACAGGGAAGGGCCGTATTGAAAGTCCGGCATCTGTCCTCAAAAGAGGGCCGGCTTAAGGATATCTCCCTGTCCGTCCATGAAGGTGAAATTGTCGGCATCGCCGGTTTAAAAGGCCATGGGCAGGGCGAACTGCTCTCCTGTCTCGCCGGCATCACCCGTATAGACAGCGGGGAACTGATCCTGGACGATCATTCAAGAAGATACCGGACGCCCCGGGACGCTGTCCGGGACGGCGTCATCCTGGTGCCGGAGGACAGGAAAACCCAGGCTTTATTTTTAAATCACAGCATATTGAGAAATCTAGGTGTCTCCAGCCTGTTCTTAAGGCAAAAGGCGGGCATCCTCAGTCAATCCGCGGAGGAAGCTTTTGTTTCCGAAGCTTTGCAGGATATGTCCGTCAAATGCAGTTCTGACTCGGAGCCCGTAAACTGTCTGAGCGGAGGAAACCAGCAAAAAGTTGTCCTCGGCAGGATACTGGGTATTAAACCCAGGGTTATTTTATTCCAGGAACCCACACGCGGCATCGATGTCCAGACCAAACAGGATATCTACCGAAAAATCAGGACATTGGCGCAGAGCGGCGTATGTATCCTGTTATATTCCAGTGATTTGATCGAGGTAGTGGGGGTCAGCGACACGGTGTATACCATGTATGAAGGGCAGATCACCCGGAAACTGACTGGAGACGACATAAACGAGGTAGAGATCATGCGCGGCGCAGTTGGACTGCAAGGAGGAACCAGGCCATGTTAA
- a CDS encoding ABC transporter permease: protein MLKNRKDTILIYGLLAAMLLTASALDRDFLSVKNLTNVVVTSLPFIIAAYGQTIAIISGGVDLSMGAMISFATTICATKMRPDTPWGFLPGIFFAIAAGILIGTANGTLAAVFHIQPLIATLSTSLIIGGLALFMLPKPGGRIHMGLAKTVSKNSAAFLILILVSVSLWLLLNRTKLGKAVYAVGGNENAAFSAGISIKKTKITAFAMVGLLASIAGIVMSCQMYSGDPTAGGPLTLRSITAAVIGGTSFSGGKGRIECTLAGALLFSIINNILNLAGVSTFYQYVAQGLLLIFAIAVTSGKKRNAG, encoded by the coding sequence ATGTTAAAAAACAGAAAAGACACGATTCTGATCTACGGCCTTCTGGCGGCAATGCTTCTGACGGCATCTGCCCTGGACCGTGATTTTCTCTCGGTAAAGAACCTGACTAATGTTGTGGTCACATCCCTTCCCTTCATCATTGCCGCTTATGGACAGACTATTGCGATCATCTCCGGGGGAGTGGATCTGTCCATGGGCGCAATGATCTCTTTTGCCACAACCATATGTGCAACCAAAATGAGACCGGATACACCGTGGGGATTTTTGCCCGGGATATTTTTTGCTATAGCTGCAGGTATCCTGATCGGGACAGCTAATGGTACACTGGCTGCAGTATTCCATATCCAGCCGCTGATCGCAACTCTGTCCACCTCACTGATCATTGGCGGACTGGCTCTTTTTATGCTGCCAAAACCCGGCGGCAGGATACATATGGGACTTGCAAAAACAGTTTCCAAAAACAGCGCGGCATTTTTGATCCTGATCCTTGTCTCCGTTTCACTCTGGCTTTTATTAAACCGGACAAAACTGGGAAAAGCAGTCTATGCCGTGGGCGGCAATGAAAATGCGGCTTTCAGCGCCGGCATCTCCATCAAAAAAACAAAGATCACCGCCTTTGCCATGGTAGGGCTTCTGGCCTCTATAGCCGGGATCGTCATGTCCTGCCAGATGTACTCCGGAGACCCGACGGCAGGAGGACCGCTGACACTGCGCTCCATAACAGCGGCTGTCATAGGAGGAACCAGTTTTTCAGGCGGCAAAGGCCGGATTGAATGCACCCTGGCCGGGGCGCTGCTGTTTTCTATTATTAACAATATTCTGAATCTGGCCGGCGTCTCTACATTTTATCAATACGTAGCACAAGGCCTGCTCCTGATATTTGCCATAGCCGTTACGTCCGGCAAAAAAAGGAATGCCGGATGA
- a CDS encoding ABC transporter permease: MKKQILSMPEWKVFGALFVLLAIVGCLSPGYLQADNLSNVFRQAAFLGIVAAGQTLVILTAGTDLSVSYLITMGNLAGAQIMAGQDEHVLRALCLVLIIGIIVGFINGIGVALLNIPSLIMTLGTGSVLQGLAYLYTKGAPKGNTAPWMRWMVSGRLIGRLSPLLVLWAALGIFMVFLLTKTVFGRNVYAVGENQLAAHYSGVPVTKTLLWVYTLSGIFAAVTGLLLVGYTGTSYMGAGTDYQMNSIAVVVIGGTMLSGGHGSYLGTIGGTLILAVLLNALNIINIPTFGRDIIRGTIIIVILILYGIQKKNKTGRG; this comes from the coding sequence ATGAAAAAACAAATCTTATCAATGCCGGAATGGAAGGTTTTTGGCGCACTTTTTGTTCTGCTCGCCATAGTAGGCTGCCTGTCGCCAGGCTATCTTCAGGCGGACAACCTGTCAAATGTATTCCGGCAGGCGGCATTCCTCGGTATTGTAGCGGCAGGACAGACCCTTGTGATCCTGACTGCCGGAACCGACCTGTCCGTCTCCTACCTGATCACCATGGGGAATCTGGCCGGCGCCCAGATCATGGCCGGGCAGGATGAACATGTACTTCGCGCACTGTGTCTTGTACTTATCATTGGTATCATAGTAGGATTCATCAATGGCATAGGGGTTGCACTCCTGAATATACCATCCCTTATCATGACCCTCGGTACTGGCAGCGTACTGCAGGGACTGGCATATCTGTACACCAAAGGGGCGCCGAAAGGAAATACGGCCCCCTGGATGCGGTGGATGGTCAGCGGCCGGCTCATCGGAAGACTGTCGCCGCTTTTAGTACTGTGGGCAGCCCTTGGGATCTTCATGGTATTTTTACTTACAAAAACGGTGTTTGGGAGAAATGTGTATGCCGTAGGGGAGAATCAGCTTGCCGCACATTATTCCGGTGTTCCCGTAACAAAAACCCTGCTGTGGGTCTATACCCTTTCGGGAATATTTGCTGCAGTGACGGGGCTTTTGCTGGTGGGCTACACCGGAACCAGCTATATGGGAGCCGGAACGGATTATCAGATGAATTCCATTGCTGTCGTCGTGATCGGCGGCACGATGTTGTCCGGAGGACACGGAAGCTACCTGGGTACGATCGGAGGAACGCTGATCCTCGCAGTGCTCTTAAATGCTCTAAACATTATCAACATTCCTACCTTTGGCAGGGATATCATACGCGGAACGATCATTATTGTTATCTTGATCTTGTACGGGATTCAAAAAAAGAACAAAACAGGGAGAGGGTAA
- the xylB gene encoding xylulokinase has protein sequence MDLMAIDLGTSSVKVTVTDSDTGQIVAKGKQGYCLYTPHHGWVESDPTVWWTAAILAIRECLSEYPKKTDAIAAIGLSGQMHGVIPIDKKNRELYNCIMYNDSRGDSVLKYFSDDLRTRLEQGGYNPLTSMMSAPKLLWLAHNEKEVWQETCRWVMPKDYIRMKLTGHIGTDISDASGTSMMDYATHQWMEEIEQVGISLDKFPKICESAEIVSSTSRQVEMLTGLKEGTPVVCGGADMACTALGTGAIKPGTMSVTIGSAGHIIIPMDQVNPEQIGNYYQMCHAVPNQYYAFGPILSGGINLAWFRERFMEVSENLTFSQLDTLADKAGMGSSGIFFLPYMAGTVIPHSDAKARGSFVGLSLNSTTGDMVRAIMEGVGYACKDIYKVLEEAGIQVDCCKIGEGGSKSQLWCEIIANAFHIPDCSVMKNKDSAPVGATILAGMGIQAYKTWDEAVEKLVRETKLKQDQKMAEFYETNYKIYKKIYPALKEIYHNIGNISKEENA, from the coding sequence ATGGATTTAATGGCTATTGATTTGGGAACCTCCAGTGTAAAAGTCACTGTAACTGATTCTGACACCGGGCAGATTGTTGCAAAAGGGAAACAGGGTTACTGCCTCTATACCCCACATCACGGCTGGGTCGAATCAGACCCCACCGTCTGGTGGACCGCTGCAATCCTGGCAATCCGGGAATGTCTTTCCGAATATCCGAAGAAAACAGATGCGATTGCAGCAATCGGCCTTTCCGGACAGATGCATGGGGTCATCCCCATAGACAAGAAAAACCGGGAGCTATACAACTGCATCATGTATAATGATTCCCGAGGCGACAGCGTACTGAAATATTTTTCAGATGATCTGCGGACCCGGCTAGAGCAGGGAGGCTATAACCCTCTGACCAGCATGATGTCCGCCCCCAAGCTGCTCTGGCTAGCCCACAATGAAAAGGAGGTCTGGCAAGAGACCTGCCGTTGGGTTATGCCCAAAGATTATATCCGGATGAAGCTGACTGGACATATTGGAACTGACATCAGCGACGCCTCCGGTACCTCCATGATGGACTACGCAACACACCAGTGGATGGAGGAGATCGAGCAGGTTGGTATCTCTTTGGACAAATTCCCGAAGATCTGTGAATCCGCAGAGATTGTCAGCTCCACCTCCCGGCAGGTAGAGATGCTCACCGGCTTGAAAGAAGGTACACCGGTTGTCTGCGGCGGAGCAGACATGGCATGTACGGCGCTGGGGACCGGGGCCATTAAACCCGGAACCATGAGTGTGACCATCGGCTCTGCCGGACACATTATCATCCCCATGGATCAGGTCAACCCTGAGCAGATCGGCAACTACTATCAAATGTGCCATGCAGTCCCCAACCAGTACTATGCATTTGGGCCGATCCTCTCAGGCGGGATCAATCTGGCATGGTTCCGGGAGCGGTTTATGGAAGTATCCGAGAATCTGACCTTCAGCCAGTTAGACACGCTGGCCGACAAAGCAGGTATGGGAAGCTCCGGCATCTTCTTTCTTCCTTATATGGCAGGAACCGTGATCCCACACTCTGACGCCAAAGCAAGAGGCTCCTTTGTAGGACTCTCCTTAAACAGCACCACCGGAGACATGGTCCGTGCGATCATGGAAGGGGTTGGTTACGCCTGCAAAGACATTTATAAAGTCCTGGAGGAAGCCGGAATCCAGGTTGACTGCTGCAAGATTGGCGAAGGCGGCAGCAAAAGCCAGCTCTGGTGTGAGATCATTGCCAACGCTTTTCATATCCCGGATTGCAGCGTGATGAAAAACAAAGACAGCGCCCCCGTAGGCGCCACGATCCTGGCAGGCATGGGAATCCAGGCATATAAAACATGGGATGAAGCTGTAGAAAAACTGGTACGGGAAACAAAATTAAAACAGGACCAGAAGATGGCGGAGTTCTACGAAACAAATTACAAGATATACAAAAAAATCTACCCGGCCCTAAAAGAAATCTACCATAACATCGGCAATATAAGCAAGGAGGAGAACGCATAA
- a CDS encoding preprotein translocase subunit YajC has translation MQINWEVIVWTCVTLGVIAGVIGIVLSVVSAKNVRKQREKLGKVHTELHIGSQVMFAGGIYGRVVGIEADTVNIEVAKSTVIKVSRYAIQSLI, from the coding sequence ATGCAGATCAACTGGGAAGTGATTGTTTGGACCTGTGTGACCCTGGGTGTGATCGCGGGCGTGATTGGCATCGTACTCTCGGTTGTTTCCGCGAAGAACGTGCGTAAGCAGCGGGAGAAGCTGGGAAAAGTACATACGGAACTGCACATCGGCAGCCAGGTTATGTTTGCGGGCGGAATCTATGGGCGTGTAGTGGGGATTGAGGCAGATACAGTGAACATCGAGGTCGCCAAGAGCACAGTCATCAAGGTTTCCCGTTATGCGATTCAGTCATTAATTTAG
- a CDS encoding PTS sugar transporter subunit IIA, which translates to MVGLLVTGHGHFATGLGSALQLIAGTADNLAFVDFEADHSTETLTNNLSNALDGLKGCDGVLVLADLAGGSPFKAAVECKFARPDQKIEVVAGTNLSMLVEGFVMMGAFESPLDMSEALIPAGKNYIVRFELEEHKDNEDEDGI; encoded by the coding sequence ATGGTAGGATTATTAGTTACCGGACATGGTCACTTTGCCACAGGTCTTGGCTCTGCGCTGCAGCTGATCGCAGGTACCGCAGACAACCTGGCTTTTGTAGATTTTGAGGCGGACCACTCCACAGAGACCCTGACAAACAATCTGAGCAATGCGCTGGACGGCCTTAAGGGCTGCGACGGCGTGCTGGTGCTGGCAGACCTTGCAGGCGGTTCACCGTTTAAGGCAGCCGTAGAGTGCAAGTTTGCAAGACCTGACCAGAAGATCGAGGTAGTGGCAGGCACGAACCTTTCCATGCTTGTAGAGGGCTTCGTGATGATGGGCGCATTTGAAAGCCCGCTTGACATGTCCGAAGCATTGATTCCGGCAGGCAAGAATTATATTGTACGCTTTGAGCTGGAAGAACACAAAGACAACGAGGATGAGGACGGTATTTGA
- a CDS encoding SIS domain-containing protein, which produces MDIFKFSEQKMQETSSTFTLNEIYQQPSTWRKTCAQLAACRDELQAFLDQVLLADDFDVVLTGAGTSEFVGNSLFQALNKKYNYKVKSYATTDIVPSPEDFLSHTKPTILVSFGRSGNSPESIGAVDAAEVVCQNLYHLFVTCNPDGALSKMAKDRKNCFALNLTPETHDQSFAMTSSFSNMYMATYLAFNLDRLEEITAQIEKVCAAGEAFLDNTWSVAQQIVEEFDFNRIVYLGNVALKGVSQESALKMLELTAGKVATMFDSPCGFRHGPKSIIDDRTLTVVYLSDDPYRRQYEVDLIKEMSGQRKKNRIVAVVNTPCDGLKELVDYTVELNVGASLENVLLGFDYILFAQTLAALKSLSMGITPDNPCPTGEVNRVVKGVTLYPYTMK; this is translated from the coding sequence ATGGATATTTTTAAGTTTTCAGAGCAGAAAATGCAGGAAACATCATCGACATTTACATTGAACGAGATTTATCAGCAGCCTTCCACATGGAGAAAGACCTGCGCCCAGCTTGCAGCATGCAGGGACGAGCTTCAGGCATTTTTAGACCAGGTGCTGCTGGCGGATGATTTTGATGTGGTACTGACCGGCGCGGGAACCAGTGAATTTGTTGGCAATTCCCTGTTTCAGGCATTGAATAAAAAATACAACTACAAGGTGAAATCCTATGCGACCACCGATATCGTACCATCACCGGAGGATTTCCTTTCCCACACGAAGCCTACGATCCTTGTGAGCTTCGGGCGTTCCGGCAATTCACCGGAGTCCATCGGCGCTGTAGACGCAGCAGAGGTTGTGTGCCAGAACCTGTATCATCTGTTCGTGACCTGCAATCCTGACGGGGCGCTGTCCAAGATGGCCAAAGACCGCAAGAACTGTTTTGCACTGAACCTGACACCGGAGACCCATGACCAGTCCTTCGCCATGACTTCCAGCTTTTCCAATATGTATATGGCAACCTACTTGGCGTTCAATCTGGACCGTTTAGAGGAGATCACCGCCCAGATCGAGAAGGTATGCGCAGCAGGTGAAGCTTTCCTTGACAACACCTGGTCTGTAGCGCAGCAGATCGTTGAGGAGTTTGATTTCAACCGTATCGTATATCTGGGCAATGTGGCGCTGAAGGGCGTTTCCCAGGAGTCCGCACTGAAGATGCTGGAGCTGACTGCCGGTAAAGTGGCGACCATGTTTGATTCACCCTGTGGTTTCCGTCACGGCCCGAAATCTATTATCGACGACCGTACCCTGACTGTGGTATACTTAAGTGACGATCCGTACAGACGTCAGTATGAGGTTGATCTGATCAAGGAAATGAGCGGACAGAGGAAGAAGAACCGCATCGTGGCTGTTGTCAATACTCCGTGCGACGGCTTAAAAGAGCTGGTGGATTACACCGTAGAGCTGAATGTAGGCGCGTCTCTGGAGAATGTACTGCTGGGCTTCGATTATATTCTGTTTGCACAGACCCTTGCCGCGCTGAAGTCCCTTTCCATGGGCATCACGCCGGACAATCCCTGTCCGACCGGTGAAGTGAACCGCGTTGTTAAGGGCGTTACCCTGTACCCATACACGATGAAATAA